One Loxodonta africana isolate mLoxAfr1 chromosome 15, mLoxAfr1.hap2, whole genome shotgun sequence genomic window carries:
- the SNX19 gene encoding sorting nexin-19 isoform X3 yields MTPETVPPSQGTPAGSSCSLNNLLGSQKLMAVGVVLGWLLVIHLLVNVWLLCLLSALLVVLGGWLGSNAIVGATGRLHLERFIPIAICPPSPEAERQLEQEINHTIQMIIRDFVSSWYRLVSQEPAFEEEIEAAMKGLVQELRKRMGMVDRHAFAQRVLILCGCHLQSYIQAKAATAGKQSGPVEPSQLWEAYCQATAPHPAVQSPSAEVTHTRGIVDVLLRGLVPKPHLETRTGRHVVVELITCNVVLPLIGKLSDPDWIHLVLVGIFSKASDDPAEESELLHPASALEEPSVPTSLPLIVEVESPPEIRAPSPVAAPALLNCSEPEGPSGSTPEVEEGYEAVEEDSGGISEERKLGSNSCHFLQPDTRGPLFLCEDSELESPLSELGKETIMLMTPGNLLSDRIRDALCALGGSQALEPKDGEGLEGTEGAEAEEDPGTETETRLLVSMLNACPEIQIDTADKPVEQGDAASLTAFPEGPEMTCPLRPSCLEKDLTNGVSSLDPSLPQVLLSSSPTSSLSSATFSFESLSSPDGPIVIQNLRITGTITAREHSGTGFHPYTLYTVKYETSLDGENASGLQQLAYHTVNRRYREFLNLQTRLEEKPDLRKFIKNVKGPKKLFPDLPFGNMDSDRVEARKSLLESFLKQLCAIPEIANSEEMQEFLALNTDARIAFVKKPFMVSRIDKMMVSAIMDTLKTAFPRSEPQSPTEELSEAETESKPQTEGKKANKSKLRFSSSKIAPALSMTEAHEKVLYCLQEGNTESEILSLSAMESFIKKQNKLLEMQPEETPEKDSEQIPKICVDGGLSDAAMPARDLSNSDPGAETGLADTALDLLLLLLMEQWRWLCTENVQKVLHLIFGTLIQRILGIHRGASEANLEAKGKTEWE; encoded by the exons ATGACGCCAGAGACTGTGCCCCCGAGCCAGGGGACCCCAGCTGGGTCCAGCTGTAGCCTTAATAACCTGTTGGGTAGCCAGAAGCTGATGGCTGTGGGGGTTGTGCTCGGCTGGCTCCTGGTCATCCACCTTCTGGTCAATGTGTGGCTTCTGTGCCTTCTGTCTGCATTGCTAGTGGTGCTGGGAGGATGGCTGGGCTCAAACGCCATTGTGGGTGCTACAGGTCGGCTGCACCTGGAACGCTTCATCCCAATAGCCATCTGCCCTCCAAGCCCTGAGGCAGAGAGGCAGCTGGAACAGGAGATTAACCACACCATCCAGATGATTATCCGGGACTTTGTGTCATCCTGGTATCGCTTAGTGAGCCAGGAGCCAGCCTTTGAGGAAGAGATAGAGGCAGCCATGAAAGGGTTGGTCCAGGAGCTCCGAAAGAGGATGGGCATGGTGGACAGGCATGCTTTTGCCCAGAGAGTTCTGATTCTCTGTGGTTGCCACCTGCAGAGCTATATTCAAGCAAAGGCAGCCACTGCAGGAAAGCAGAGTGGTCCAGTTGAGCCCTCACAGCTCTGGGAGGCTTACTGCCAAGCTACAGCCCCACATCCTGCTGTACAGAGCCCCAGTGCTGAGGTCACCCATACGCGTGGCATTGTGGATGTGTTGCTTCGAGGACTAGTGCCTAAGCCGCACTTGGAAACCCGGACTGGACGCCATGTAGTGGTTGAACTCATTACTTGCAATGTAGTCTTACCATTGATCGGCAAGCTGTCTGATCCTGACTGGATCCACCTTGTCCTTGTAGGCATCTTTTCCAAGGCCAGTGATGATCCAGCAGAAGAGTCTGAACTGCTCCACCCAGCCAGTGCCCTGGAAGAGCCCTCGGTGCCCACATCTCTGCCACTGATTGTTGAAGTAGAGAGTCCACCAGAAATAAGAGCTCCTTCTCCAGTAGCAGCCCCAGCGCTGCTAAACTGTAGTGAACCAGAGGGGCCTTCAGGTTCCACCCCAGAGGTTGAAGAAGGTTATGAAGCTGTAGAGGAAGATTCGGGTggcatttcagaagaaagaaaattaggAAGCAACTCATGTCATTTTCTACAGCCAGATACTCGCGGCCCCCTGTTCTTATGTGAAGACTCAGAGCTAGAGTCTCCACTCTCTGAACTGGGGAAAGAAACCATCATGCTCATGACCCCAGGCAACTTACTGTCTGACAGGATTCGAGATGCTCTATGTGCCCTAGGGGGCTCCCAGGCTCTGGAGCCTAAGGATGGTGAGGGATTGGAAGGAACTGAAGGAGCAGAGGCTGAAGAGGATCCAGGGACAGAAACAGAGACACGCCTCCTGGTCTCCATGCTGAACGCCTGCCCAGAGATCCAGATTGACACAGCAGACAAGCCAGTAGAGCAAGGAGATGCTGCTTCTCTTACAGCTTTCCCAGAGGGGCCAGAAATGACCTGCCCCCTGCGACCTTCATGCTTAGAGAAGGATCTCACAAACGGTGTGAGCTCCCTTGATCCTAGTCTGCCACAGGTTCTGCTTTCCTCCTCTCCAACCAGCTCTCTCAGCTCAGCCACCTTCAGCTTTGAGTCCCTCAGTAGTCCAGATGGCCCAATTGTCATCCAGAACCTTCGTATCACTGGCACCATTACTGCCCGGGAGCACAGTGGCACTGGATTCCACCCATACACACTCTACACCGTGAAG tatGAGACATCCCTCGATGGTGAGAATGCCAGTGGCCTGCAGCAGTTGGCCTACCACACTGTGAATCGCCGCTACCGGGAGTTCTTGAATCTGCAGACCCGGCTGGAGGAGAAACCAGATCTACGAAAGTTCATCAAAA atgtGAAAGGGCCTAAAAAGCTCTTTCCAGATCTTCCCTTTGGAAACATggatagtgacagagtagaagcccGTAAGAGCCTTCTGGAATCATTCCTAAAG CAACTGTGTGCCATTCCTGAGATCGCCAACAGTGAGGAGATGCAGGAGTTCCTCGCCCTCAATACAGATGCTCGGATTGCCTTTGTCAAGAAGCCCTTTATGGTCTCCAGAATAGACAAG ATGATGGTGAGTGCTATCATGGATACCTTGAAGACAGCGTTTCCTCGCTCTGAGCCCCAGAGCCCCACAGAGGAGCTGAGTGAGGCGGAGACAGAAAGCAAGCCCCAGACAGAAGGCAAGAAGGCTAACAA GTCCAAACTGAGGTTCTCATCCAGTAAAATTGCTCCAGCACTGAGTATGACTGAAGCACATGAGAAGGTCCTCTATTGTCTCCAAGAAGGCAATACG GAATCGGAGATCCTGTCCCTGTCTGCAATGGAATCCTttattaaaaaacagaacaagTTGTTAGAAATGCAGCCAGAGGAAACCCCAGAAAAAGATTCTGAACaaatccccaaaatatgtgtggatGGTGGCTTGTCAGACGCTGCCATGCCAGCCCGTGACCTCAGCAACAGTGATCCAG GGGCAGAGACAGGTTTAGCTGACACAGCCCTGGATCTGCTCCTCTTGCTGCTCATGGAACAGTGGAGATGGCTGTGTACTGAAAATGTGCAGAAGGTTCTTCATCTGATCTTTGGAACCCTGATTCAGAG AA TTCTAGGGATCcacagaggtgcttcagaagccAACTTAGAGGCTAAGGGAAAAACTGAGTGGGAATGA